A genomic stretch from Methylorubrum extorquens includes:
- a CDS encoding protein of unknown function (Evidence 5 : Unknown function), with protein MVGRHVLVTSGPTHEPIDPVRYLANRSSGRQGHAVAAAAAEAGARVTLVSGPVAIPDPAGVTVVRVESAREMLAAVEAALPADLAIFAAAVGDWRPAETRAGKIKKDGSTPAPLQLVENPDILATIAGRSAGRPPPRRRLCRRDRRRDRERAEEDRAEGLRLDRGQRRLGGGRGHGRHREHRPPRRPRRRQQCRDLAEARQGGGRTAAGCAVCGIARGKVRLNISGPSERIRGSA; from the coding sequence ATGGTGGGGCGGCACGTGCTCGTCACCTCGGGCCCGACCCACGAGCCGATCGATCCGGTGCGCTACCTCGCCAACCGCTCCTCGGGGCGGCAAGGCCACGCGGTCGCCGCCGCCGCGGCCGAGGCGGGCGCCCGCGTCACCCTGGTCTCGGGGCCGGTGGCGATCCCCGATCCGGCGGGCGTTACCGTGGTGCGGGTCGAGAGCGCCCGCGAGATGCTCGCCGCGGTCGAGGCGGCCCTGCCCGCCGATCTCGCGATCTTCGCCGCCGCGGTCGGCGACTGGCGGCCGGCCGAGACCCGGGCGGGCAAGATCAAGAAGGACGGCAGCACGCCCGCCCCCCTGCAGCTCGTCGAGAATCCGGACATCCTCGCCACCATCGCCGGCCGGAGCGCGGGGCGCCCGCCCCCTCGTCGTAGGCTTTGCCGCCGAGACCGACGACGTGATCGTGAACGCGCAGAAGAAGATCGCGCGGAAGGGCTGCGACTGGATCGTGGCCAACGACGTCTCGGCGGAGGGCGGGGTCATGGGCGGCACCGAGAACACCGTCCACCTCGTCGCCCGCGACGGCGGCAGCAGTGTCGAGACTTGGCCGAAGCTCGGCAAGGAGGAGGTCGCACGGCGGCTGGTTGCGCGGTTTGCGGAATTGCTCGCGGCAAAGTCCGCCTGAACATCTCCGGCCCCTCGGAGCGTATTCGCGGTTCGGCATGA
- a CDS encoding agmatinase (ureohydrolase) (Evidence 2b : Function from indirect experimental evidences (e.g. phenotypes); Product type e : enzyme) produces the protein MADESESAGARAERLARFQPASGMLTPRFSGLASFMRLPVLDPAEAMGEGVGEGAGEGTGLVEIGLIGIPFDGTTTNRPGARLGPRAVREASTGTRALNHATGVAPYALAACADLGDVPVNPVDAAETARRIEAFYRPLAEAGIVPLTVGGDHFITYPVLRALGAAQPLGLIHIDAHSDTDDSQYGGARLTHGTPFRRAVEDGVLDPRRCIQIGIRGSMDAADERDWALAQGMRILTMEEVCARGLPEVAAEARAVTGDGPTYLSFDIDALDPAFAPGTGTPEIGGFTTREALHLLRALRGLDLVGADVVEVAPPLDSAGITALAGAGIAFEILCLLAERVAARH, from the coding sequence ATGGCGGATGAGAGCGAATCGGCGGGCGCGCGGGCGGAACGGCTGGCGCGGTTCCAGCCGGCCTCGGGGATGCTGACACCACGCTTCTCGGGCCTTGCGAGCTTCATGCGGCTGCCGGTGCTCGATCCCGCCGAGGCGATGGGAGAAGGGGTCGGCGAAGGGGCTGGCGAAGGGACTGGACTGGTCGAGATCGGCCTGATCGGCATCCCCTTCGACGGCACCACCACCAACCGCCCCGGCGCCCGGCTCGGGCCGCGGGCCGTGCGCGAGGCCTCCACCGGCACGCGGGCGCTCAACCACGCCACGGGGGTGGCGCCCTACGCCCTGGCGGCCTGCGCCGATCTCGGCGACGTGCCGGTCAACCCGGTGGACGCCGCCGAGACCGCACGGCGGATCGAGGCGTTCTACCGGCCGCTCGCCGAGGCCGGGATCGTGCCGCTAACGGTCGGCGGCGACCATTTCATCACCTATCCGGTGCTGCGGGCGCTCGGGGCCGCCCAGCCGCTCGGGCTGATCCATATCGACGCTCACAGCGACACCGACGACTCCCAGTATGGCGGGGCGCGGCTCACCCACGGCACGCCGTTCCGGCGCGCGGTCGAGGACGGGGTGCTCGACCCGCGGCGCTGCATCCAGATCGGCATCCGCGGCAGCATGGATGCGGCCGACGAGCGCGACTGGGCCCTGGCGCAGGGCATGCGCATCCTCACGATGGAGGAGGTCTGCGCCCGCGGCCTGCCGGAGGTGGCCGCGGAAGCCCGCGCCGTGACCGGCGACGGCCCGACCTATCTCAGCTTCGACATCGATGCCCTCGATCCCGCCTTCGCCCCCGGCACTGGCACGCCGGAGATCGGCGGCTTCACCACCCGCGAGGCGCTGCACTTGCTGCGGGCCCTGCGCGGCCTCGATCTCGTCGGGGCGGATGTGGTGGAGGTCGCCCCTCCGCTCGATTCCGCCGGCATCACGGCTTTGGCGGGCGCCGGCATCGCCTTCGAGATCCTGTGCCTGCTGGCCGAGCGGGTCGCCGCACGGCACTGA
- the dmrA gene encoding Dihydromethanopterin reductase (Evidence 2a : Function from experimental evidences in other organisms; Product type e : enzyme) yields the protein MIDVRCICAIGQRGQLGLNGHLPWEGNTDPLFVEDVTRFFALTMGHVLIAGPKTVASVPEFAFKDRTIDVIRSHEDPEAVLKRYPGRRIFVGGGIAVWNVYAKYIQHWDVTRLPYDGEADRWFDPAWLVGGPLRS from the coding sequence ATGATCGACGTCCGCTGCATCTGCGCCATCGGCCAGCGGGGCCAACTCGGCCTCAACGGGCACCTTCCCTGGGAGGGCAACACCGATCCGCTCTTCGTCGAGGACGTGACGCGCTTCTTTGCGCTCACCATGGGCCACGTGCTGATCGCCGGCCCCAAGACCGTGGCCTCCGTGCCCGAATTCGCGTTCAAGGACCGCACCATCGACGTGATCCGCTCGCACGAGGATCCGGAGGCGGTGCTGAAGCGCTATCCCGGCCGCCGCATCTTCGTCGGCGGCGGCATCGCGGTCTGGAACGTCTACGCGAAATACATCCAGCACTGGGACGTCACCCGCCTCCCCTACGACGGCGAGGCCGACCGCTGGTTCGACCCGGCCTGGCTCGTCGGCGGGCCGCTGCGGAGCTGA
- a CDS encoding protein of unknown function (Evidence 5 : Unknown function), translated as MTAQVAVIDRSGAEDWDEILWQQPAANLYASRSWGQYKSRLGWTVRQVALNDNGADLAYIQYQERCTGPVRRILVQGGAVLTARGQFRAEAVLAAFIDHLALRPADLLAVKSYRPQDPEGVTALLSHGFVPVVTAMDHTIELDLTPDTDAILAAADRRWRREVNKATGQPDLTAVFLTDRDERLRAFDTFVRMYAALQQRKGFSSGLDTAAYRDLAASDPHLLFLEIRQGGEPILVRIVHTARAVWTDFFTASDERARSTGAATLAVWRIIERARQEGARRFDFGGVDPAGNRGVFDFKRALSRNVIQSGPTWIYARNAFIRRAAATALFLRSI; from the coding sequence ATGACAGCTCAGGTCGCGGTCATCGACCGTTCGGGGGCCGAGGATTGGGATGAAATCCTCTGGCAGCAGCCGGCCGCCAACCTCTACGCGTCCCGGAGCTGGGGCCAGTACAAGAGCCGGCTCGGCTGGACCGTCCGGCAGGTCGCGCTGAACGACAACGGCGCGGATCTCGCCTACATCCAGTACCAGGAGCGCTGCACCGGCCCCGTGCGTCGGATCCTCGTGCAGGGGGGGGCGGTCCTCACCGCCCGCGGGCAGTTCCGGGCGGAAGCGGTGCTCGCCGCCTTCATCGACCATCTCGCCCTGCGCCCGGCGGACCTGCTCGCGGTGAAGAGCTACCGGCCTCAGGATCCAGAGGGGGTCACCGCCCTGCTGTCGCACGGCTTCGTGCCCGTCGTGACGGCGATGGATCACACGATCGAACTCGACCTGACACCGGACACGGACGCGATCCTGGCCGCGGCCGACCGGCGCTGGCGGCGCGAGGTCAACAAGGCGACGGGACAGCCCGATCTCACCGCCGTCTTCCTCACGGACCGGGACGAGCGGCTGCGGGCCTTCGACACCTTCGTGCGGATGTATGCCGCCCTCCAGCAGCGCAAGGGCTTCTCGAGCGGCCTCGACACGGCCGCCTATCGCGACCTTGCGGCGTCCGATCCGCACCTGCTCTTCCTCGAAATCCGCCAGGGCGGAGAGCCGATCCTGGTGCGCATCGTCCACACCGCGCGGGCCGTGTGGACCGATTTCTTCACGGCCTCGGACGAGCGGGCACGATCGACCGGTGCCGCCACCCTCGCCGTCTGGCGGATCATCGAGCGCGCCCGGCAGGAGGGCGCCCGCCGCTTCGATTTCGGCGGTGTCGATCCGGCCGGGAACCGCGGCGTCTTCGATTTCAAGCGGGCCTTGAGCCGCAACGTGATCCAGAGCGGTCCGACCTGGATCTACGCACGCAACGCCTTCATCCGCCGCGCCGCCGCGACCGCCCTGTTCCTGCGCTCGATCTGA
- a CDS encoding protein of unknown function (Evidence 5 : Unknown function), whose product MPCFATGAMPPSLRSLRSDFDGGSGNHACRTRAEPEHKGRQARAMGALLKVARVLGVITGPGHGPVVVPEAAWRVLRERRLGRANSAP is encoded by the coding sequence GTGCCATGCTTCGCCACCGGGGCGATGCCGCCGAGCCTCCGTTCACTCCGCAGCGATTTCGATGGCGGGTCAGGGAATCACGCTTGCAGGACGCGTGCCGAGCCCGAGCACAAGGGTCGTCAGGCCCGCGCCATGGGCGCGTTACTTAAGGTTGCTCGGGTTCTCGGCGTGATCACCGGCCCCGGTCACGGGCCCGTTGTCGTTCCGGAGGCGGCGTGGCGGGTGCTTCGTGAGAGACGCCTCGGCCGCGCGAATTCGGCACCCTGA
- the ubiE gene encoding Ubiquinone/menaquinone biosynthesis methyltransferase ubiE (Evidence 2a : Function from experimental evidences in other organisms; PubMedId : 10960098, 1444716, 195601, 365223, 4323297, 9045837; Product type e : enzyme), giving the protein MSGTDIGAGDSEATADFGYERVRLSEKQAKVDDVFRSVARRYDLMNDLMSGGLHRVWKSHLISMLRPSRTRPYQHLDVAGGTGDIAFRTLEAGGPETHVTVLDINEAMLRVGAERAGHTYDGRIDFVTGNAETLPLPSNHFDSYTIAFGIRNVPRIDVALREAHRVLKPGGRFLCLEFSRVDLPVLEKIYDAYSFHVIPRIGERVAGDRESYQYLVESIRKFPFPDSFARMIETAGFSHVSHRRLSGGIVAIHSGWKIS; this is encoded by the coding sequence ATGAGCGGAACGGACATCGGAGCCGGCGACAGCGAAGCCACCGCCGATTTCGGCTACGAGCGCGTGCGGCTTTCCGAGAAGCAGGCCAAGGTGGACGACGTGTTCCGCTCGGTCGCGCGCCGCTACGACCTGATGAACGACCTGATGTCGGGCGGGCTGCACCGGGTCTGGAAGTCGCACCTGATCTCGATGCTGCGCCCGTCGCGCACTCGGCCCTACCAGCATCTCGATGTCGCGGGCGGCACCGGCGACATCGCCTTCCGCACCCTCGAAGCGGGCGGCCCCGAGACCCACGTCACCGTGCTCGACATCAACGAGGCGATGCTGCGGGTCGGCGCCGAGCGGGCGGGCCACACCTACGACGGCCGCATCGATTTCGTCACCGGCAATGCCGAGACGCTGCCCCTGCCCTCGAACCATTTCGACAGCTACACCATCGCCTTCGGCATCCGGAACGTGCCGCGCATCGACGTGGCCCTGCGCGAGGCGCACCGGGTGCTCAAGCCCGGCGGGCGCTTCCTGTGCCTGGAATTCTCGCGGGTCGACCTGCCGGTGCTGGAGAAGATCTACGACGCCTACTCCTTCCACGTGATCCCGCGCATCGGCGAGCGGGTGGCGGGCGACCGGGAATCCTACCAGTACCTCGTCGAGTCGATCCGCAAGTTCCCCTTCCCGGACAGCTTCGCCCGGATGATCGAGACGGCGGGTTTCAGCCATGTCAGCCATCGCCGGCTCTCGGGCGGCATCGTCGCGATCCATTCCGGCTGGAAGATTTCTTGA
- a CDS encoding conserved protein of unknown function (Evidence 4 : Unknown function but conserved in other organisms) encodes MAKADRHSMGPGAQGKGDGSGAMTDLPEGILGENEVLSNRDKSRHTDQRGLDSRHVQTEQYHDHVGARQDGGRTGEEEAKFERPGRADDEHLGRRQQPARKAAGLSPCIEGRAGAARARPSLPRPAAAAQIERRNRAVAAARRMKALRA; translated from the coding sequence ATGGCCAAGGCCGACCGGCACAGCATGGGCCCCGGCGCGCAGGGCAAGGGCGACGGCAGCGGCGCCATGACCGATCTGCCCGAGGGCATCCTCGGCGAGAACGAGGTGCTGAGCAACCGCGACAAGTCCCGGCACACCGACCAGCGCGGCCTCGACAGCCGCCACGTCCAGACCGAGCAGTACCACGACCATGTCGGCGCCCGCCAAGACGGAGGCCGCACCGGCGAGGAAGAGGCCAAATTCGAGCGGCCCGGCCGGGCCGATGACGAACACCTCGGGCGACGCCAGCAGCCTGCGCGCAAAGCAGCGGGGCTGAGCCCCTGCATCGAGGGGAGGGCGGGGGCAGCGCGCGCCCGGCCCTCCCTCCCCCGGCCGGCGGCCGCGGCTCAGATCGAGCGCAGGAACAGGGCGGTCGCGGCGGCGCGGCGGATGAAGGCGTTGCGTGCGTAG
- the ubiB gene encoding ubiquinone biosynthesis protein, putative 2-polyprenylphenol 6-hydroxylase (Evidence 2b : Function from indirect experimental evidences (e.g. phenotypes); PubMedId : 10960098, 11583838; Product type e : enzyme) — MMLGAVFHLARGAHVGFVLAREGGLALIDAAQLPPHLRLALKLGRSLERRGIAEAPGASPLERALTRLGPSYVKFGQFLATRPDIVGMAAARDLERLQDRVPPFPQGVALRVVEQELGKPVPALFTAFSEPVAAASIAQVHKATVLDADGTQRTLAVKVMRPGVRERFARDIQAMRFMARIVNALLPDAERLRPREVVEILARSVTMEMDLRLEAAAMSELAQNTAGDADFRTPRPEWALTSRDVLTSEWIDGVRLNDRPGIVAAGHDPKALGRTVIQSFLRQAIRDGFFHADMHPGNLFVDPQGRLVAVDFGIMGRLGHAERRFLAEILLGFITRDYRRVAQVHFEAGYVPRHHSVDDFAQAIRAIGEPIHQRRADEISMAKVLTLLFDVTALFDMSTRTELVMLQKTMVVVEGVARSLDPQLDMWTGAEPVVRSWITRHLGPVGRIEGGARAALTLAEVVSDIPDIAQRIRRIMIRLDEEGSRDVQVIERIARLERRRAIWSTLALWGIAVGALVLAFR, encoded by the coding sequence ATGATGCTCGGCGCCGTCTTCCACCTTGCCCGTGGCGCCCATGTCGGCTTCGTGCTCGCCCGTGAGGGCGGGCTGGCGCTGATCGATGCGGCGCAATTGCCGCCGCATCTGCGGCTCGCGCTGAAGCTCGGCCGCTCGCTGGAGCGGCGCGGCATCGCGGAGGCCCCCGGCGCGAGCCCGCTGGAACGGGCGCTGACCCGGCTCGGCCCCTCCTACGTCAAGTTCGGCCAGTTCCTCGCAACCCGCCCCGACATCGTCGGCATGGCCGCCGCGCGCGATCTGGAGCGGCTTCAGGACCGGGTTCCGCCCTTCCCGCAGGGGGTGGCGTTGCGCGTGGTCGAGCAGGAACTCGGCAAGCCGGTCCCGGCGCTGTTCACCGCCTTCAGCGAGCCGGTGGCCGCGGCCTCCATCGCTCAGGTCCACAAGGCGACGGTGCTCGACGCCGACGGCACGCAGCGCACGCTCGCGGTCAAGGTGATGCGGCCCGGCGTGCGCGAGCGGTTCGCGCGCGACATCCAGGCGATGCGGTTCATGGCCCGCATCGTCAACGCGCTCCTGCCCGATGCCGAGCGGCTGCGTCCGCGGGAGGTGGTCGAGATCCTGGCCCGCTCCGTCACCATGGAGATGGACCTTCGCCTCGAGGCGGCGGCGATGTCGGAACTCGCGCAGAACACCGCGGGCGACGCGGATTTCCGCACGCCGCGCCCCGAATGGGCCCTGACCTCGCGGGACGTGCTGACGAGCGAGTGGATCGACGGCGTGCGCCTCAACGACCGCCCCGGCATCGTCGCGGCGGGCCACGACCCGAAGGCGCTCGGCCGCACGGTGATCCAGTCCTTTCTGCGCCAGGCGATCCGCGACGGATTCTTCCACGCCGACATGCATCCGGGGAACCTGTTCGTCGATCCGCAGGGGCGGCTCGTCGCGGTGGATTTCGGCATCATGGGCCGGCTCGGCCATGCCGAGCGGCGCTTCCTCGCCGAGATCCTGCTCGGCTTCATCACCCGCGATTATCGCCGCGTCGCCCAGGTGCATTTCGAGGCGGGCTACGTGCCGCGCCACCATTCGGTGGACGATTTCGCGCAGGCCATCCGGGCGATCGGCGAGCCGATCCACCAGCGCCGGGCCGACGAGATCTCGATGGCCAAGGTGCTCACGCTCTTGTTCGACGTGACCGCCCTGTTCGACATGAGCACCCGCACCGAGCTGGTGATGCTGCAGAAGACTATGGTGGTGGTGGAGGGCGTCGCCCGCTCGCTCGATCCGCAGCTCGACATGTGGACCGGCGCCGAACCGGTCGTGCGCTCCTGGATCACCCGCCATCTCGGCCCCGTCGGCCGGATCGAGGGCGGCGCCCGCGCGGCGCTGACCCTCGCCGAGGTCGTCTCCGACATCCCCGACATCGCCCAGCGCATCCGCCGCATCATGATCCGCCTCGACGAGGAGGGCTCGCGCGACGTTCAGGTGATAGAACGGATCGCCCGGCTGGAACGGCGACGCGCGATCTGGTCGACCCTGGCCCTGTGGGGGATCGCGGTGGGGGCACTGGTGCTGGCCTTCCGGTGA
- a CDS encoding putative metal-dependent phosphohydrolase (HD domain) (Evidence 3 : Putative function from multiple computational evidences; Product type e : enzyme), whose translation MQEPRDRHERQGVQREDVVVLVSDRRERAERLARGIALVLPCRVVEPGAALPADRPIAFVVDLATDLAADRGSAWIMWLAERIRESGLPCLYLARGNAVQDTAAVRLLGTPTVIDPRQSAGIVPTLIRLVAEGKARGGSSDKARKPGGVSPELRVERATTLVTRLFDKAATGRPPSPEEAEEGTRIVLDTVSEVGIRTWLDLVWRHDIQVYQHSLSVAGFAAAFAAELGFSRGDRQRLAKAALLHDVGKALIPHAILNKPGPLTPDEMTVMRTHAALGADLLAQEAAFEPEILDVVRYHHERLDGSGYPEGLKGARTSDLVRLVAICDVHSALTERRVYRPPLPAAEAAAIMQAQAGQLDPDLLRVYRPIIFRAGDAAGGPSVRS comes from the coding sequence ATGCAGGAACCTCGGGACCGACACGAGCGTCAGGGAGTGCAACGCGAGGACGTCGTCGTCCTCGTCTCGGACCGCCGCGAGCGGGCGGAGCGCCTTGCCCGCGGCATCGCCCTGGTCCTGCCCTGCCGGGTCGTCGAGCCCGGCGCGGCCCTGCCCGCCGACCGGCCGATCGCCTTCGTCGTCGATCTCGCCACCGATCTCGCGGCCGATCGGGGAAGTGCCTGGATCATGTGGCTCGCCGAGCGCATTCGCGAGAGCGGGCTGCCCTGTCTCTATCTCGCCCGCGGCAATGCCGTCCAAGACACGGCGGCCGTGCGTCTGCTCGGCACGCCGACGGTGATCGATCCGCGCCAGTCCGCCGGCATCGTCCCGACGCTCATCCGCCTCGTCGCGGAGGGAAAGGCGAGGGGAGGCTCATCCGACAAGGCGCGGAAACCGGGCGGCGTAAGCCCCGAACTGCGGGTGGAGCGGGCCACCACCCTCGTCACCCGCCTGTTCGACAAGGCGGCCACCGGCCGGCCCCCGAGCCCCGAGGAGGCCGAGGAAGGCACGCGGATCGTGCTCGACACGGTCTCCGAGGTCGGCATCCGCACCTGGCTCGACCTCGTCTGGCGCCACGACATCCAGGTCTACCAGCACTCCTTGAGCGTCGCGGGCTTCGCGGCCGCCTTCGCCGCCGAACTCGGCTTCTCCCGGGGCGACCGGCAGCGGCTCGCCAAGGCCGCGCTGCTGCACGATGTCGGCAAGGCGCTGATCCCCCATGCCATCCTCAACAAGCCGGGCCCCCTCACGCCCGACGAGATGACGGTGATGCGCACCCATGCCGCGCTCGGCGCCGACCTGCTGGCCCAGGAGGCCGCCTTCGAGCCCGAGATCCTCGACGTGGTGCGCTATCACCACGAGCGCCTCGACGGGTCTGGCTATCCCGAGGGCCTGAAGGGCGCGCGGACCAGCGATCTCGTGCGGCTCGTGGCGATCTGCGACGTCCACTCGGCCCTGACCGAGCGCCGGGTCTACCGGCCGCCGCTGCCCGCCGCCGAGGCCGCCGCGATCATGCAGGCCCAGGCCGGCCAGCTCGATCCCGACCTGCTCAGGGTCTACCGCCCGATCATCTTCCGCGCCGGCGACGCCGCGGGCGGACCGTCCGTGCGGAGCTGA
- the coaBC gene encoding Coenzyme A biosynthesis bifunctional protein coaBC (DNA/pantothenate metabolism flavoprotein) [Phosphopantothenoylcysteine decarboxylase (PPCDC) (CoaC); Phosphopantothenate-cysteine ligase (Phosphopantothenoylcysteine synthase) (PPC synthetase) (PPCS) (CoaB)] (Evidence 2b : Function from indirect experimental evidences (e.g. phenotypes); Product type e : enzyme), protein MSSPSPKPLAGRRILLIVGGGIAAYKALDLIRRLRERGAQVRPLLTDSAQEFVTPLAAAALAGERTHTDLFDRESEADIGHIKLARDADAIVVAPATANLMARMATGHAPDLASTVLLATTLPILIAPAMNVRMWLHRATQRNLATLQADGVAVIGPNEGAMAEAEFGPGRLAEPHEIADALEALLAQRSGGAKAWDSWPAAKRQKNRWWGGTCSSPRARPTSRSIRCATSPTAPRGGKATRSPPPRPRRAPASPWSRGRWRSPIRRALPWCGSRAPARCSPRSRRPCPPISRSSPPRSATGGRPRPGRARSRRTAARPPPCSSSRIRTSSPPSPAGARGARPLVVGFAAETDDVIVNAQKKIARKGCDWIVANDVSAEGGVMGGTENTVHLVARDGGSSVETWPKLGKEEVARRLVARFAELLAAKSA, encoded by the coding sequence ATGTCTTCTCCGTCCCCAAAACCCCTCGCCGGCCGCCGCATCCTCCTGATCGTCGGCGGCGGCATCGCCGCCTACAAGGCGCTCGACCTGATCCGGCGCCTGCGCGAGCGCGGGGCGCAGGTGCGTCCGCTGCTGACCGACTCGGCCCAAGAGTTCGTCACGCCGCTGGCCGCCGCCGCGCTGGCCGGGGAGCGGACCCATACCGACCTGTTCGACCGGGAGAGCGAGGCCGATATCGGCCATATCAAGCTCGCCCGGGACGCCGACGCCATCGTGGTGGCGCCGGCCACCGCCAACCTGATGGCGCGGATGGCGACCGGCCACGCGCCGGACCTCGCCTCGACGGTGCTGCTCGCCACCACCCTGCCGATCCTGATCGCCCCGGCCATGAACGTGCGGATGTGGCTGCACCGGGCCACGCAGCGGAACCTCGCGACCCTGCAGGCCGACGGCGTCGCGGTGATCGGGCCCAATGAGGGCGCGATGGCCGAGGCTGAGTTCGGCCCCGGGCGGCTGGCCGAGCCGCACGAGATCGCCGACGCGCTCGAAGCCCTGCTGGCGCAGCGGTCGGGGGGGGCCAAGGCCTGGGATTCCTGGCCGGCCGCGAAACGCCAAAAAAACCGATGGTGGGGCGGCACGTGCTCGTCACCTCGGGCCCGACCCACGAGCCGATCGATCCGGTGCGCTACCTCGCCAACCGCTCCTCGGGGCGGCAAGGCCACGCGGTCGCCGCCGCCGCGGCCGAGGCGGGCGCCCGCGTCACCCTGGTCTCGGGGCCGGTGGCGATCCCCGATCCGGCGGGCGTTACCGTGGTGCGGGTCGAGAGCGCCCGCGAGATGCTCGCCGCGGTCGAGGCGGCCCTGCCCGCCGATCTCGCGATCTTCGCCGCCGCGGTCGGCGACTGGCGGCCGGCCGAGACCCGGGCGGGCAAGATCAAGAAGGACGGCAGCACGCCCGCCCCCCTGCAGCTCGTCGAGAATCCGGACATCCTCGCCACCATCGCCGGCCGGAGCGCGGGGCGCCCGCCCCCTCGTCGTAGGCTTTGCCGCCGAGACCGACGACGTGATCGTGAACGCGCAGAAGAAGATCGCGCGGAAGGGCTGCGACTGGATCGTGGCCAACGACGTCTCGGCGGAGGGCGGGGTCATGGGCGGCACCGAGAACACCGTCCACCTCGTCGCCCGCGACGGCGGCAGCAGTGTCGAGACTTGGCCGAAGCTCGGCAAGGAGGAGGTCGCACGGCGGCTGGTTGCGCGGTTTGCGGAATTGCTCGCGGCAAAGTCCGCCTGA